In Paraburkholderia bryophila, a single genomic region encodes these proteins:
- the mutS gene encoding DNA mismatch repair protein MutS, translated as MMQQYLRIKADHPGTLVFYRMGDFYELFFDDAIKAARLLDLTLTQRGASGGNPIKMAGVPYHAVEQYLAKLVKLGESVAICEQIGDPATSKGPVERKVMRVVTPGTLTDAALLSDKSDVYLMALCIAHNRRGVATSVGLAWLNLASGALRLAEVAPDQVAAALERIRPAEILVADSTADAASWTPPVNASALTRVPVWHFDIASGTQRLCDQLEVAGLDGFGAHSLTAACGAAGALLLYAAATQGQQLRHVRSLKVEYESEYIGLDPATRRNLELTETLRGTESPTLCSLLDTCCTTMGSRLLRHWLHHPPREAAVAQARQQAIGALLDAPPGSSVETLRGALRQISDIERITGRLALLSARPRDLSSLRDTFIALPELRTQLAAVSSNADSLARIDASLVPPQDCVELLKRAVAQEPSAMVRDGGVIARGYDADLDELRDISENCGQFLIDLETRERARTGIGNLRVEYNKVHGFYIEVTRGQTDKVPDDYRRRQTLKNAERYITPELKTFEDKALSAQERALARERSLYDALLQALLPFIPDCQRVASALAELDLLAAFAERARALDWVAPTFSPDTGIEIEQGRHPVVEAQVEQFIANDCTLTPERKLLLITGPNMGGKSTFMRQTALIALLAYVGSYVPARRAAFGPIDRIFTRIGAADDLAGGRSTFMVEMTEAAAILNDATPQSLVLMDEIGRGTSTFDGLALAWAIARHLLSHNGCHTLFATHYFELTQLPAEFPQAANVHLSAVEHGHGIVFLHAVSEGPANQSYGLQVAQLAGVPNAVIRAARKHLTHLEQQSAAQPAPQLDLFAAPLPMLVEDADDERYDEPRPAALPPAMQALAERLRAIDPNDLRPREALDLLYELHELATAPDADH; from the coding sequence ATGATGCAGCAATACCTGCGCATCAAAGCGGATCATCCGGGCACGCTGGTGTTCTACCGGATGGGCGACTTCTACGAACTCTTTTTCGACGACGCCATAAAGGCCGCCCGCCTCCTCGATCTGACGCTGACGCAGCGCGGCGCGTCAGGCGGCAATCCGATCAAGATGGCCGGCGTGCCGTATCACGCGGTCGAACAGTATCTGGCCAAGCTGGTGAAGCTCGGCGAATCGGTCGCGATCTGCGAACAGATCGGCGACCCGGCGACGTCGAAGGGCCCTGTCGAACGTAAAGTGATGCGCGTGGTCACGCCGGGCACCCTCACGGACGCCGCGCTGCTGTCCGACAAGAGCGACGTCTATCTGATGGCGTTGTGCATCGCGCACAACCGCCGCGGCGTCGCGACCAGCGTCGGGCTGGCGTGGCTGAATCTGGCGAGCGGCGCGTTGCGCCTCGCGGAAGTCGCACCCGACCAGGTGGCGGCCGCACTCGAACGCATTCGTCCCGCGGAAATTCTGGTGGCCGACTCCACCGCAGACGCCGCGAGCTGGACCCCGCCCGTCAACGCCAGCGCCCTCACCCGCGTGCCGGTGTGGCACTTCGATATCGCGTCGGGCACGCAGCGTCTTTGCGATCAACTGGAAGTGGCGGGCCTCGACGGCTTCGGCGCCCATTCGCTGACGGCCGCCTGCGGCGCGGCCGGCGCGTTGCTGCTGTACGCGGCGGCCACGCAAGGCCAGCAATTGCGCCACGTGCGCAGCCTGAAGGTGGAATACGAGTCCGAATATATCGGCCTCGACCCGGCCACGCGCCGCAACCTCGAACTCACCGAAACGCTGCGCGGCACCGAGTCGCCCACGCTGTGCTCGCTGCTCGACACCTGCTGCACGACCATGGGCAGCCGACTGCTGCGTCACTGGCTGCATCACCCGCCGCGCGAAGCCGCAGTGGCGCAGGCACGTCAGCAAGCTATCGGCGCACTGCTCGATGCGCCGCCCGGCTCTAGCGTCGAAACGCTGCGCGGTGCGCTGCGGCAAATCTCGGATATCGAGCGGATCACCGGGCGTCTCGCGCTGCTGTCCGCGCGGCCTCGCGATCTGTCGAGCTTGCGCGATACGTTCATCGCGTTGCCCGAACTGCGCACGCAACTCGCGGCGGTGTCGTCCAACGCGGATTCGCTCGCGCGTATCGACGCCTCACTCGTGCCGCCGCAAGACTGCGTCGAACTGCTCAAGCGCGCGGTCGCGCAGGAGCCGTCGGCGATGGTGCGCGACGGTGGCGTGATCGCACGCGGTTATGACGCGGACCTCGACGAATTGCGCGATATTTCGGAGAACTGCGGGCAGTTCCTGATCGACCTCGAAACACGCGAACGCGCACGCACGGGCATCGGCAATCTGCGCGTCGAGTACAACAAGGTGCACGGCTTCTATATCGAAGTCACGCGCGGCCAGACCGACAAAGTGCCCGACGACTATCGCCGCCGCCAAACGCTGAAGAATGCCGAGCGCTACATCACGCCGGAGCTGAAAACCTTCGAGGACAAAGCGCTGTCCGCGCAGGAACGCGCGCTGGCGCGTGAACGCTCGCTGTACGACGCGTTGCTGCAGGCGCTGCTGCCCTTTATCCCCGATTGCCAGCGGGTCGCTTCGGCGCTCGCCGAACTCGATCTGCTGGCGGCCTTCGCCGAACGTGCCCGCGCGCTCGACTGGGTCGCGCCGACGTTCTCGCCTGATACGGGCATCGAAATCGAACAGGGGCGTCACCCGGTGGTCGAGGCGCAGGTCGAGCAGTTCATCGCCAACGACTGCACGCTGACACCCGAGCGCAAACTGCTGCTGATCACCGGCCCGAACATGGGCGGTAAATCGACCTTCATGCGGCAGACGGCGCTGATCGCGCTGCTGGCTTATGTGGGCAGCTACGTGCCGGCCCGGCGCGCGGCGTTTGGGCCGATCGACCGCATCTTCACGCGGATCGGCGCGGCAGACGACCTGGCCGGCGGCCGCTCGACCTTCATGGTGGAAATGACCGAAGCCGCCGCGATCCTGAACGACGCGACGCCGCAAAGTCTCGTGCTGATGGACGAAATCGGCCGCGGCACCTCGACCTTCGACGGACTCGCGCTGGCCTGGGCGATCGCGCGCCATCTGCTGTCGCATAACGGCTGCCACACGCTGTTCGCTACGCACTATTTCGAACTCACGCAGTTGCCGGCCGAGTTTCCGCAAGCGGCCAACGTGCATCTGTCGGCGGTCGAGCATGGGCACGGCATCGTGTTCCTGCACGCAGTCAGCGAAGGTCCGGCGAATCAGAGCTACGGCTTGCAGGTCGCGCAACTCGCCGGCGTGCCCAACGCGGTGATTCGCGCGGCACGCAAGCATCTCACGCATCTCGAACAGCAGTCGGCAGCGCAACCCGCGCCGCAACTCGATCTGTTCGCCGCCCCTCTGCCGATGCTGGTCGAAGACGCGGACGACGAACGCTACGACGAGCCGCGGCCCGCCGCGCTACCGCCGGCCATGCAGGCGCTCGCCGAACGCCTGCGCGCGATCGACCCGAACGACTTGCGCCCGCGCGAAGCGCTCGACTTGCTGTACGAACTGCACGAGCTGGCTACCGCGCCAGATGCGGATCATTGA
- a CDS encoding tyrosine-type recombinase/integrase — protein sequence MKFDAHTAKSLAPGEHLNVEGCPGLRLVVTSSRRSWSFRYRSPIDGLMRQVKIGEWPAMPVAAAAGAWSKLRDAVANGEDPSKKRSEARAAAPKVARAPQGAQTVRAVCDAYLTGHVDAHRKAKGAAEVRRMFLKMIPATFSAKDAATLTRGDAFGLIESHASIPTQAGNLKRELAAAWDHALDAGRLPDATPNHWRSIMRGKLRSTGKTIAGEKIGVVKRVLSAAELGELIVWLPNFSRLVEDALTLYLWTGCRGAEIMAMMGSEVADTPDGLVWTIPKHKTKNARHANAMDQRVPLIGRAALIVRRRIAAHGKGYLFPSDKGPGHTQQKVVSESVYFRQPYCKIRENWERTRLTVTHWGPHDLRRSSRTLLAALGCPHDVGESIIGHMLPGVAGVYNLYKFDPEKMEWLTRLDAELERLAAAHVKAASAKQG from the coding sequence ATGAAATTCGACGCACACACCGCCAAATCGCTCGCGCCCGGTGAGCATCTTAACGTAGAGGGTTGCCCTGGCCTTCGGCTCGTGGTGACTTCATCGCGCCGCTCGTGGTCATTCCGCTATCGATCTCCGATTGACGGACTCATGCGTCAGGTGAAGATCGGCGAATGGCCCGCCATGCCGGTCGCGGCGGCGGCGGGTGCATGGTCGAAACTGCGCGACGCTGTAGCCAACGGCGAAGACCCCTCGAAGAAGCGCTCAGAGGCGCGCGCAGCGGCTCCGAAGGTCGCGCGTGCGCCGCAGGGCGCGCAGACCGTGCGGGCCGTCTGTGACGCGTATCTAACCGGCCATGTGGACGCGCACAGAAAGGCGAAGGGGGCCGCAGAAGTGCGTCGCATGTTTTTGAAAATGATTCCGGCGACGTTCTCGGCGAAGGATGCCGCCACACTCACGCGCGGCGATGCGTTCGGCCTGATTGAATCGCACGCGAGCATACCGACGCAGGCCGGTAACCTGAAGCGCGAACTGGCCGCCGCGTGGGATCACGCGCTCGATGCTGGCCGCCTTCCGGACGCAACGCCGAACCACTGGCGCTCGATAATGCGCGGGAAGTTGCGCTCAACGGGAAAGACGATTGCTGGCGAGAAGATCGGCGTCGTCAAGCGCGTGCTGTCGGCGGCCGAACTGGGTGAGTTGATCGTCTGGCTGCCGAACTTCTCGCGACTCGTTGAGGACGCGCTAACGCTCTATTTGTGGACCGGGTGCCGTGGCGCTGAAATCATGGCAATGATGGGCTCAGAAGTCGCTGACACGCCCGATGGGCTTGTGTGGACAATACCGAAGCACAAGACGAAGAACGCCCGCCACGCGAACGCCATGGATCAACGTGTCCCGCTCATTGGTCGCGCCGCGCTGATCGTGCGAAGACGCATTGCTGCGCACGGGAAGGGGTATCTGTTCCCATCGGACAAGGGGCCGGGCCATACGCAGCAGAAAGTAGTGTCGGAAAGCGTCTACTTCAGGCAGCCCTATTGCAAAATTCGCGAGAACTGGGAGCGCACGCGGCTGACGGTCACGCATTGGGGCCCGCACGATCTTAGGCGATCATCGCGAACGCTTCTGGCCGCGCTCGGTTGTCCGCACGACGTTGGCGAGTCGATCATCGGCCACATGCTGCCTGGGGTTGCCGGGGTCTATAACCTGTACAAGTTCGACCCGGAAAAAATGGAGTGGCTGACTCGCCTAGATGCGGAGCTTGAGAGGCTGGCCGCCGCGCATGTGAAAGCGGCCAGCGCGAAGCAGGGGTGA
- a CDS encoding helix-turn-helix transcriptional regulator, whose amino-acid sequence MTHFFGGMDSILGHRTARRRERHAHVLHRLCEARNEAAMQSIGGGSADTPAPRAPRTQRRTARKPAGGDGGDSEGEPAPARHSHVRALVYSLDEVAQAVSLSTGNVQKLVREGSFPKPRAMSARRVGWIVREVEAWVDALPISDMLPPKNCGQRNAA is encoded by the coding sequence ATGACACACTTCTTCGGCGGCATGGATTCGATTTTGGGCCATAGGACGGCCCGCAGGCGCGAGCGCCATGCCCACGTACTCCATCGCCTGTGCGAGGCCCGCAACGAGGCCGCAATGCAGTCCATCGGCGGCGGCAGCGCGGACACGCCAGCGCCACGCGCACCACGCACACAGCGCCGCACGGCTCGCAAACCGGCTGGCGGTGACGGTGGCGACTCAGAGGGTGAGCCCGCGCCGGCGCGTCACTCGCACGTCAGGGCGCTGGTCTACAGCCTGGACGAAGTCGCACAGGCCGTATCGTTATCCACTGGCAACGTGCAGAAGCTGGTTCGCGAAGGGTCGTTTCCGAAGCCCCGCGCGATGTCGGCTCGCCGGGTGGGCTGGATCGTGCGCGAGGTAGAAGCGTGGGTGGACGCCCTGCCTATTTCCGACATGCTTCCGCCAAAGAACTGCGGCCAGCGTAACGCCGCATAG